In Lentibacillus amyloliquefaciens, one DNA window encodes the following:
- the allD gene encoding ureidoglycolate dehydrogenase — translation MRVSKQDLTDLIQTKLTKAGLHEEHAAIVADVLAFADAKGIHSHGAMRVEYYAERIAKHGINHEPEFDFEKTGPSSGVLHGDNGAGHVAAKLAMDEAIQMAKETGVAVVGVKNMSHSGAISYFTERAAAQDLVGFSVCQSDPMVVPFGGAEAYYGTNPIAFAAPGNDGKCISFDMATTVQAWGKILHARSKNESIPETWAVDKNGEATTDPFKVQALLPIAGPKGYGLGMMVDVLSGVLLGLPFGNKVSSMYHDLSEGRNLGQLHLVINPEQFTAINQFKDNITASMNDLNNIKPAPGFDQVYYPGQNLEVIQADYEANGIEIVDDIYEYLTSDAIHHNAYDSKDPFAE, via the coding sequence GTGAGAGTATCAAAACAGGATTTAACCGATCTAATCCAAACAAAATTAACGAAAGCCGGTTTACATGAGGAACATGCGGCGATTGTGGCGGATGTGCTCGCATTTGCCGATGCGAAAGGCATTCATTCGCATGGTGCGATGCGTGTCGAGTACTATGCTGAACGCATCGCAAAGCACGGTATTAATCATGAGCCGGAATTTGATTTTGAAAAAACAGGTCCAAGTTCAGGCGTTTTGCATGGTGATAATGGTGCTGGCCATGTTGCTGCAAAGCTTGCGATGGATGAAGCGATCCAGATGGCCAAAGAAACTGGTGTGGCAGTTGTCGGTGTGAAAAACATGAGTCATAGCGGGGCTATTTCATATTTCACTGAACGTGCTGCAGCGCAGGACCTTGTTGGCTTTTCCGTCTGCCAGTCAGACCCGATGGTTGTGCCATTCGGCGGTGCGGAAGCTTATTACGGAACCAATCCGATTGCATTTGCTGCACCGGGAAATGATGGCAAATGCATCAGCTTTGACATGGCTACAACCGTGCAGGCGTGGGGTAAAATATTGCACGCACGCTCCAAAAATGAATCGATTCCGGAAACGTGGGCGGTTGATAAAAATGGTGAGGCAACGACAGATCCGTTTAAGGTTCAGGCACTTCTGCCAATTGCCGGTCCTAAAGGCTATGGCCTTGGGATGATGGTGGATGTGTTGAGTGGTGTATTGCTTGGTCTTCCGTTTGGTAACAAGGTGTCCAGCATGTACCACGATTTGAGTGAAGGCAGAAACTTAGGCCAGCTTCATCTTGTGATTAATCCGGAACAATTTACAGCCATCAATCAGTTTAAAGATAATATTACAGCTTCTATGAATGACCTGAATAATATCAAACCGGCTCCCGGCTTTGATCAGGTCTATTACCCGGGGCAAAACCTGGAGGTCATTCAAGCGGATTATGAAGCGAATGGCATCGAAATCGTTGATGATATTTACGAGTATTTAACATCAGACGCGATTCATCATAACGCATATGACTCGAAAGATCCGTTTGCCGAATAA
- the allE gene encoding (S)-ureidoglycine aminohydrolase: MGYPNDILTSRAVVEPGKYMILPPQGLVNNIVPGFENVSMSILSSPKTGAKFVDYIVTMHKGGKNEQGFGSDHEVETFVYVLDGKIKASADKEEFVLEQGGYLYCPPSATMYLENLQDDDSRLFLYKQKHIPLEGHTPWVHSGNSNENEEVIYDDMENVHIQDLLPSDIAFDMNFHILTFDPAASHPFVETHYQQHGAYLLSGEGMYNLDNEWIPVKKDDYIFMDTYCLQAAYAVGREKLSYVYSKDCNRDAFL, from the coding sequence ATGGGGTATCCTAACGATATTTTAACAAGCAGAGCTGTTGTTGAGCCTGGCAAATATATGATTTTACCTCCTCAGGGGTTAGTCAATAATATTGTGCCGGGATTTGAAAATGTATCGATGAGTATCCTCTCATCGCCTAAGACAGGTGCCAAATTTGTCGACTATATCGTCACAATGCACAAAGGCGGCAAGAATGAACAAGGCTTCGGCAGTGATCATGAAGTCGAAACATTTGTCTATGTATTAGATGGCAAAATAAAAGCATCTGCGGATAAGGAAGAGTTCGTTCTCGAGCAAGGCGGCTATTTGTATTGCCCGCCATCCGCAACTATGTATTTGGAAAATCTGCAGGATGACGATTCAAGACTATTTCTTTACAAACAAAAGCATATTCCATTAGAAGGGCATACACCATGGGTTCATTCCGGCAACTCTAATGAGAATGAAGAAGTTATTTATGATGACATGGAAAATGTTCATATTCAGGATTTGCTTCCATCCGATATTGCATTCGATATGAATTTCCATATTCTAACGTTCGATCCCGCGGCAAGCCATCCATTTGTTGAAACACATTATCAGCAGCATGGTGCCTATCTGTTGTCCGGTGAAGGGATGTACAACCTTGATAACGAATGGATTCCGGTGAAAAAAGATGATTATATTTTCATGGACACCTATTGCCTTCAAGCAGCTTATGCAGTAGGACGCGAAAAGTTATCATACGTTTATTCCAAAGACTGCAACCGGGATGCATTTCTATAA
- the arcC gene encoding carbamate kinase, giving the protein MSKTIVVALGGNAILQPNQEGTYENQLNNVRTSSKFLAKLIQEGYKLVVTHGNGPQVGNILRQNEEAENVVPPMPMDVLNGESQGFIGYMMVQCLQSELNALGIDVPVVNTLTRTQVSKDDEDFNDPSKPIGTFYTEEEAKTLSSERNWNMKEDSNRGWRRVVPSPEPINILEADTIKQLAEAGNLVVACGGGGIPVIQREDGEYEGIEAVIDKDRSGYKLAEEVNADVFMILTDVNHVFVNFGKPDEKALEEISVSDLEAYVSEGQFSKGSMGPKVESALNFAKNAENGRSIICSLEKVDEAVRGNSGTIISK; this is encoded by the coding sequence ATGTCGAAAACAATTGTAGTTGCGTTAGGCGGTAATGCTATATTACAGCCGAATCAGGAAGGCACGTACGAGAATCAATTAAACAATGTGCGGACAAGCAGCAAGTTTCTGGCAAAATTAATCCAAGAAGGCTATAAACTTGTAGTAACACACGGCAACGGCCCGCAAGTGGGTAATATTCTCCGGCAAAATGAAGAAGCAGAAAATGTTGTCCCACCAATGCCTATGGATGTATTGAACGGCGAGTCACAAGGGTTCATCGGTTATATGATGGTGCAATGTTTGCAAAGTGAATTGAATGCACTTGGTATAGATGTACCTGTTGTTAATACACTAACACGGACACAAGTGTCAAAAGATGACGAAGATTTTAATGATCCATCGAAGCCAATTGGCACTTTTTATACAGAAGAAGAAGCAAAAACGCTGTCTTCTGAACGAAACTGGAACATGAAAGAGGATTCCAATCGCGGCTGGCGTCGTGTTGTACCATCACCAGAGCCGATCAATATTTTGGAAGCCGACACCATCAAGCAGCTTGCAGAGGCAGGCAATCTCGTTGTTGCATGCGGCGGCGGGGGAATCCCGGTTATTCAGCGAGAAGATGGGGAATATGAAGGTATCGAAGCGGTTATTGACAAAGACCGCAGCGGCTATAAGCTGGCTGAAGAAGTGAATGCTGATGTATTCATGATCTTGACGGATGTTAACCATGTGTTTGTTAACTTTGGAAAACCGGATGAAAAGGCATTGGAAGAAATTTCGGTGTCAGACCTTGAAGCATACGTTTCAGAAGGTCAGTTCAGTAAAGGCAGCATGGGTCCTAAAGTTGAATCAGCATTGAACTTTGCCAAAAATGCCGAAAATGGCAGGTCTATCATTTGTTCTCTGGAAAAAGTGGATGAAGCCGTTCGCGGAAACAGCGGAACGATTATTTCCAAGTAA
- a CDS encoding DUF1116 domain-containing protein, with the protein MEYQSIQEANEAVTQKILESQPFLLDVVPAKEVISELDGKALLHAGPPMKWENMTHPMQGSCIGATLFEGWADNEDDAKKMLESGEIKFVPCHSVDAVGPMGGITSANMPVVVVENKVNGKRAYCNLNEGIGAVLRFGAYNDEVINRLQWMKDVLGPALSKALKQIDGGMNVNVTVAKAITMGDEFHQRNIAASALFLKDIVPYLLTAELPEKELQEVTQFLADTDQFFLNIMMATGKVVMDSAADVEEGSVITALSRNGDEFGIKVSGLGDQWFTAPVNTPDGLYFSGYSTDDANPDMGDSAITEAYGVGGMAMIAAPGVTRFVGTGGFNDAVQTSDEMREICVGNNPNLSIPTWDFQGACLGIDIRKVVETGITPVINTGIAHKTAGIGQIGAGTVRVPLGCFEKALEALAEKYGVEVE; encoded by the coding sequence ATGGAATATCAATCAATTCAAGAAGCTAATGAGGCTGTGACACAGAAAATATTAGAATCACAACCATTTTTATTGGATGTTGTTCCGGCAAAAGAAGTTATTTCCGAGCTGGACGGTAAAGCATTGTTGCATGCCGGTCCGCCGATGAAATGGGAAAATATGACTCATCCTATGCAAGGTTCCTGCATTGGTGCAACCTTGTTCGAAGGCTGGGCGGATAATGAAGATGACGCCAAAAAAATGCTCGAATCAGGCGAAATTAAATTTGTTCCATGCCATTCGGTTGACGCAGTAGGCCCAATGGGTGGTATTACATCTGCCAACATGCCGGTTGTTGTCGTGGAGAACAAAGTAAATGGCAAGCGGGCTTATTGTAACCTGAACGAAGGCATCGGCGCGGTTCTGCGTTTTGGCGCATATAACGATGAGGTTATCAATCGCCTTCAGTGGATGAAGGATGTACTCGGACCTGCACTTTCGAAAGCACTAAAACAAATTGACGGCGGTATGAATGTCAATGTCACTGTTGCAAAAGCTATCACTATGGGAGATGAATTCCACCAGCGTAACATTGCAGCATCAGCACTGTTCCTGAAAGATATCGTTCCTTATCTATTAACTGCCGAGCTGCCGGAAAAAGAATTGCAGGAAGTTACGCAATTCCTGGCTGATACGGATCAATTCTTCCTGAACATCATGATGGCAACTGGCAAAGTTGTCATGGATTCTGCAGCTGACGTTGAAGAAGGCAGTGTCATCACGGCACTTTCCCGTAATGGTGATGAGTTCGGCATTAAAGTCAGCGGACTGGGTGACCAATGGTTTACAGCACCGGTCAATACACCGGATGGTCTTTACTTCAGCGGCTATAGCACAGATGATGCAAACCCTGACATGGGAGACAGTGCCATTACAGAAGCTTATGGTGTCGGTGGTATGGCGATGATTGCTGCACCGGGAGTCACACGCTTTGTAGGCACAGGCGGATTTAATGATGCCGTACAAACAAGTGACGAAATGCGCGAAATTTGTGTTGGCAATAACCCGAACTTGTCCATTCCAACGTGGGACTTCCAAGGCGCATGCCTGGGCATCGATATTCGTAAAGTAGTCGAAACAGGTATTACACCGGTTATCAACACAGGCATTGCCCATAAAACAGCAGGCATTGGACAAATTGGTGCCGGTACAGTTCGTGTTCCATTAGGATGTTTTGAAAAAGCATTGGAAGCTCTTGCTGAAAAATACGGCGTGGAAGTAGAATAA
- the fdrA gene encoding acyl-CoA synthetase FdrA, with protein sequence MLYTVIKKNLYQDSVSLMLLTNHLSAVEGVTQVQVMMGTPANKDIFKSSGLYTEELEDANPSDLCIVVDTDDESVVENVVEETDSYLNSQAEASQQSTIQVVRTWEMAENKLSNADVALISIAGEHATAEANKALDRGLNVFMFSDNVPVEDELQLKTRAQDEGLIVMGPDCGTGILDGVPMAFANVVEKGNIGIVGASGTGIQEVSSIIGRNGSGVSQAIGTGGRDLSSEIGAITTIRGLQVLDEDPETDVITYISKPPAPEVREKVVEVFKTLSKPVVAIFMGDKPKEAHGNVHYTWTLEDTAHKALELATANNTAGYNFAADEDLQKIKDNNKQRYIKGYFCGGTLASEAAMIVEDALELDASNEHPEGMMLQYEGHEVIDLGDDAYTQGRAHPMIDPTLRVEKVEEAAADEETAVILLDNVIGYGAHEDMAGVFAPVVEKAKEQAASEGKAFVAIASVTGTAEDPQVFQDQVDKLKAAGVIVTDSNAQATKLAVEMVDYLNGEKPEAKNTAEAEVKDDKVQELISSKPRVINIGLKNFAEAIMEHGGDVVQYQWAPIAGGNKRLAKILEKLK encoded by the coding sequence GTGCTATATACTGTGATTAAGAAAAACTTGTATCAGGACTCTGTCAGCCTGATGCTGTTGACCAATCACTTGTCTGCAGTAGAGGGTGTGACTCAAGTGCAAGTTATGATGGGTACACCGGCTAACAAAGACATTTTCAAAAGTTCCGGTTTGTATACAGAAGAATTGGAAGACGCAAACCCGAGTGACCTTTGCATTGTGGTTGATACAGATGACGAAAGTGTTGTCGAGAATGTTGTGGAAGAAACAGATTCATACTTGAACAGTCAAGCGGAAGCATCCCAGCAAAGTACCATTCAAGTCGTCAGAACATGGGAAATGGCTGAAAATAAACTGTCAAATGCAGATGTGGCATTGATTTCGATTGCCGGTGAACATGCAACAGCAGAAGCCAATAAAGCATTGGACCGCGGCTTGAACGTCTTCATGTTCAGTGACAACGTTCCGGTTGAAGATGAATTACAGCTTAAAACACGTGCACAAGACGAAGGTCTGATTGTTATGGGACCTGACTGCGGCACCGGCATTTTAGATGGTGTGCCAATGGCGTTTGCGAACGTTGTGGAAAAAGGGAATATCGGCATTGTTGGTGCATCCGGCACTGGTATTCAGGAAGTCTCATCGATCATTGGAAGAAATGGCAGCGGCGTATCGCAGGCGATCGGTACCGGCGGGCGCGACTTGTCATCGGAAATCGGTGCAATCACAACGATTCGTGGTTTACAAGTGCTTGATGAGGATCCGGAAACAGACGTTATTACGTATATTTCAAAACCACCTGCTCCGGAAGTGCGTGAAAAAGTGGTTGAAGTCTTTAAAACACTGTCGAAACCGGTTGTTGCCATCTTTATGGGTGACAAGCCAAAAGAAGCGCATGGTAATGTCCATTATACATGGACGTTGGAAGATACGGCGCATAAAGCGTTGGAATTGGCCACTGCCAACAATACTGCCGGCTACAATTTCGCTGCGGATGAAGACCTGCAGAAAATCAAAGATAACAACAAGCAGCGTTATATCAAAGGCTATTTCTGCGGCGGTACATTAGCGAGCGAAGCGGCTATGATTGTAGAAGATGCACTTGAACTTGATGCATCCAATGAACATCCTGAAGGCATGATGCTGCAGTATGAAGGCCATGAAGTCATTGACCTTGGTGACGATGCCTATACTCAGGGACGGGCGCATCCGATGATTGATCCGACCCTGCGTGTGGAAAAAGTGGAAGAAGCGGCAGCAGATGAAGAAACGGCCGTTATTTTACTGGATAATGTCATCGGATATGGTGCACATGAGGATATGGCCGGTGTATTTGCGCCGGTTGTTGAAAAGGCAAAAGAACAAGCTGCCAGTGAAGGCAAAGCATTCGTTGCGATTGCTTCAGTTACCGGTACTGCAGAGGACCCGCAAGTTTTCCAGGATCAAGTGGATAAATTGAAAGCAGCCGGTGTCATTGTAACAGACAGTAACGCCCAAGCTACCAAGCTTGCAGTGGAAATGGTTGACTATCTTAACGGCGAAAAACCTGAGGCAAAGAACACTGCTGAGGCGGAAGTTAAAGATGATAAAGTCCAAGAATTAATTTCCAGCAAGCCGCGTGTCATCAACATTGGCTTGAAGAACTTTGCAGAAGCTATTATGGAACATGGCGGAGACGTTGTTCAATATCAGTGGGCGCCGATTGCAGGCGGAAATAAACGGTTAGCAAAAATATTGGAAAAGCTTAAATAA
- the allC gene encoding allantoate deiminase: MSSRNDAISGETVKELLDWLGQFGSDSEGGVSRLLYSKEWVDAQQSLKKLFEDEGLSTQFDEVGNLFGRLEGTTYPDETILTGSHVDTVTNGGLYDGQYGILAGFLALRYLKEKHGAPLRNLEVVSMAEEEGSRFPYSFWGSKNIAGQAKTEDVQGIKDFEGTSFDDAIHHAGFDYKKDPEQVRADLKSFVEIHVEQGNVLEKENIPVGIVRHIVGQRRYTITVNGEANHAGTTPMGYRADAMNAASRMTCAINDMAVAEGDPLVATVGSMYLEPNTVNVVPGKATFTIDIRHTEKNALVNFTEDVEAKLQEIAEQIGVEVAIDLWMDADPVPMDQDIVKVMQAQCDQNDVHYKLMHSGAGHDSQVIAPVIPTAMLFVPSHKGISHNPKEYTSPEHLAEGVQALIHTLYELGYAE; encoded by the coding sequence ATGAGCTCTCGAAATGATGCGATTTCCGGAGAGACCGTTAAAGAACTGCTTGATTGGTTGGGTCAATTCGGAAGTGATTCTGAAGGCGGCGTTTCAAGGTTGCTGTACAGCAAAGAATGGGTTGATGCTCAACAATCATTGAAAAAGCTGTTTGAAGACGAAGGATTGAGCACTCAATTTGATGAAGTCGGCAATCTGTTCGGAAGGCTTGAGGGAACAACTTATCCGGATGAAACCATTTTGACAGGCTCCCATGTGGACACCGTGACAAATGGCGGATTGTATGATGGGCAATATGGCATTCTTGCCGGTTTTCTTGCTCTTCGCTATTTGAAAGAAAAACACGGCGCCCCGCTAAGGAATCTGGAAGTGGTATCGATGGCTGAAGAAGAAGGAAGCCGTTTCCCTTATTCATTCTGGGGTTCGAAAAACATTGCTGGACAGGCCAAAACGGAAGATGTTCAAGGCATCAAGGATTTCGAGGGGACATCATTTGATGATGCCATCCATCATGCCGGCTTTGATTATAAAAAAGACCCGGAACAAGTTCGCGCAGATTTGAAATCCTTCGTTGAAATCCATGTTGAGCAGGGGAATGTTCTGGAGAAAGAAAATATACCAGTCGGAATTGTGCGGCATATTGTCGGACAGCGCCGTTACACGATTACTGTAAATGGTGAAGCGAATCATGCAGGCACTACGCCGATGGGATACCGCGCAGATGCCATGAACGCAGCTTCCCGCATGACTTGTGCCATTAACGATATGGCCGTGGCTGAAGGTGATCCATTAGTTGCCACAGTCGGTTCAATGTACCTTGAACCGAACACAGTCAACGTTGTGCCGGGCAAGGCGACATTCACAATCGATATCAGGCATACAGAAAAAAATGCATTAGTGAATTTCACAGAAGATGTGGAAGCTAAATTGCAGGAAATCGCAGAGCAAATCGGTGTTGAAGTGGCTATTGACCTGTGGATGGATGCCGATCCTGTGCCGATGGATCAGGACATTGTTAAGGTTATGCAGGCGCAATGTGATCAAAATGATGTTCACTATAAGCTGATGCATAGCGGTGCAGGGCATGACTCCCAGGTAATCGCGCCCGTTATTCCGACAGCCATGCTTTTTGTCCCGAGCCATAAAGGAATCAGTCATAATCCGAAAGAGTACACAAGTCCTGAACATTTAGCGGAAGGTGTACAAGCTTTAATTCATACCTTATATGAATTAGGCTATGCCGAATAA
- a CDS encoding alpha/beta hydrolase: protein MKTTFTYKQINDCSIKGDFYSTEEKNAPLIVYIHGGGLIWGSREDMHKEQIKRYQEAGFNVCSIDYRLAPETKLPDITKDIGDMLQWLHDEGRKTYDFNADKIAVTGSSAGGYLALLSGTLPVKPKVIVSFYGYGNIQGDWYTKPSPHFLKMTKVPENLAKQLIQHKPVSEAPIERRYAIYLYCRQQGKWIDYVTSWNPGINADALSMYCPVENIDADFPATLLLHGDADKDVPYQESVNMHEALSNAGITTELITIPNGEHSFDENMENPTVTKAFDQVISFFKSNL from the coding sequence ATGAAGACAACATTCACTTACAAACAAATAAATGATTGCAGTATAAAAGGGGATTTTTATTCGACTGAAGAAAAAAATGCGCCACTGATCGTTTATATTCACGGCGGTGGTTTGATCTGGGGATCACGGGAAGATATGCACAAGGAGCAAATCAAACGGTACCAGGAGGCAGGCTTTAACGTCTGTTCGATTGATTACAGGCTCGCCCCCGAAACAAAATTGCCGGACATCACCAAAGATATTGGCGATATGCTTCAATGGCTGCACGATGAGGGGCGCAAGACATATGACTTTAACGCTGATAAAATTGCCGTCACCGGCAGTTCTGCCGGGGGCTATCTGGCACTCCTGTCCGGCACTTTGCCTGTAAAACCGAAAGTTATCGTATCGTTTTACGGCTACGGAAATATACAAGGTGATTGGTATACCAAGCCCTCACCACATTTTTTGAAAATGACCAAAGTACCGGAAAATCTGGCAAAGCAATTAATTCAGCATAAACCAGTTTCAGAAGCGCCAATTGAAAGACGCTATGCCATTTACTTGTATTGCCGGCAGCAAGGAAAATGGATTGATTATGTCACGTCGTGGAATCCCGGGATAAATGCTGATGCACTCAGCATGTATTGCCCTGTGGAAAACATTGATGCTGATTTTCCGGCAACCCTTTTACTGCACGGAGACGCAGATAAAGACGTTCCCTATCAGGAATCCGTGAACATGCATGAAGCACTATCAAATGCCGGCATAACCACCGAGCTTATCACAATACCAAACGGTGAACATTCATTTGATGAGAATATGGAAAACCCAACCGTCACCAAAGCATTCGACCAAGTCATATCCTTTTTTAAATCCAACCTGTAG
- a CDS encoding GNAT family N-acetyltransferase, producing the protein MDRLTISELQSQNEIIQAFPVMNQLRTHLDETTYLALVTEAREKDMYRLFALYDQEEIVAVTGFKPMITLYYGRFVWVCDLVTRETKRSNGYGEKLLSFIHQWAKDNGYESVALSSGLNRTDAHRFYEQKMAYDKVSYVFKVSLD; encoded by the coding sequence ATGGATCGGTTAACAATCAGTGAACTACAATCACAAAATGAAATCATTCAAGCATTTCCAGTCATGAATCAGCTGCGTACGCACCTCGATGAAACAACTTACCTTGCGTTGGTGACGGAAGCTAGAGAAAAAGATATGTACAGATTGTTCGCCCTGTATGACCAAGAAGAAATCGTGGCAGTTACCGGGTTTAAACCTATGATAACCCTTTACTATGGCCGATTTGTTTGGGTGTGCGATTTAGTTACACGCGAAACGAAGCGCTCAAACGGATACGGTGAAAAACTTCTTTCTTTCATCCATCAATGGGCAAAAGACAATGGTTATGAAAGTGTCGCCTTATCATCGGGGTTGAATCGTACAGATGCCCATCGCTTTTATGAGCAGAAAATGGCTTATGATAAAGTAAGCTATGTATTTAAAGTATCTTTGGATTAA
- a CDS encoding 5-methyltetrahydropteroyltriglutamate--homocysteine S-methyltransferase has translation MTNKLPLKADHVGSFLRTESIKQARAAYQDGEIDKAALKEAEDKEIEKLVKKQIDVGLKAITDGEFRRSWFMHDFFWGLKGVGYSRREGGIEFKGEATNSDSFEVTGKINFDNHYMLEDFKFLQSAVNQYGDGTQMAKVSLPSPSQILYRIPSDKEKEIYPEIQDLFKDVAIAYNDTIHAFYNEGCRYLQLDDTVLSALADPEFPDILEKMSGLTINDLVELLIATIRYALKDKPEDMIITTHMCKGNFKSTYLYEGGYERVAEYLDRLPFDGFFLEYDDERSGGFEPLSNIGGEERMVVLGLITSKNGELEDKDYIINRIKEASNYISLEQLALSPQCGFSSTEEGGNDLTEEEQWNKISHVIEIADDVWGSVPVSKY, from the coding sequence ATGACAAACAAATTACCTTTGAAAGCTGACCATGTAGGGAGTTTTTTGAGAACGGAATCTATTAAACAAGCAAGGGCAGCTTATCAGGACGGAGAAATTGATAAAGCTGCCCTAAAAGAGGCAGAGGATAAGGAAATTGAAAAACTGGTAAAGAAACAAATTGATGTCGGACTGAAGGCCATTACGGATGGTGAGTTCAGACGTTCCTGGTTTATGCATGACTTCTTCTGGGGGTTAAAAGGTGTCGGCTATAGCCGGCGTGAAGGTGGGATTGAATTTAAAGGTGAAGCCACTAATTCCGATTCGTTTGAAGTTACCGGCAAAATAAACTTTGATAACCATTATATGTTAGAGGATTTTAAGTTTTTGCAGTCTGCAGTTAATCAATATGGTGACGGTACACAAATGGCTAAAGTGAGCCTTCCGTCCCCAAGTCAGATATTGTATCGTATTCCGAGTGATAAGGAGAAGGAAATATACCCTGAAATTCAAGACTTATTTAAAGATGTGGCTATCGCTTATAATGATACAATTCATGCGTTTTATAACGAAGGCTGCCGGTACTTGCAGCTTGACGATACGGTTTTATCAGCCTTGGCTGACCCGGAATTCCCGGACATTTTGGAAAAGATGAGTGGGTTGACGATAAATGATTTAGTTGAATTGCTCATTGCAACCATACGTTATGCGCTAAAAGATAAACCTGAAGATATGATCATAACCACTCATATGTGCAAGGGTAATTTTAAGTCAACGTATTTGTATGAAGGTGGCTATGAACGTGTAGCTGAGTACCTTGATAGACTTCCTTTTGACGGTTTCTTCCTGGAATATGATGATGAACGGTCCGGTGGTTTTGAGCCTTTAAGTAATATTGGCGGGGAAGAGAGGATGGTTGTTCTGGGATTAATCACAAGCAAAAATGGTGAACTTGAAGACAAAGATTACATTATTAATCGTATTAAAGAAGCCAGCAATTATATATCCTTGGAGCAATTAGCGTTAAGTCCGCAATGCGGGTTCTCCAGTACTGAAGAAGGCGGAAACGATTTAACAGAAGAAGAGCAATGGAATAAGATAAGCCATGTGATTGAAATCGCTGATGATGTATGGGGGAGTGTTCCTGTCAGTAAATATTAG
- a CDS encoding MmcQ/YjbR family DNA-binding protein, with protein sequence MLTREDIFKHVKENYGTLPDYPFRKFPNFAVLRHASNGKWYGLVMNVLPEKLGLDGNEKIDILNLKCPPELNAGLRNGRDILPAYHMNKEHWISIVLKRIDPKGEVYHLIEESFNLTK encoded by the coding sequence ATGTTAACAAGAGAAGATATCTTTAAGCATGTCAAAGAAAACTACGGTACATTGCCTGATTATCCGTTTAGGAAGTTTCCGAACTTTGCTGTTTTGAGACATGCCTCAAACGGAAAATGGTATGGTCTTGTGATGAATGTCCTCCCGGAGAAATTAGGATTAGATGGCAATGAGAAAATAGATATTCTGAATCTAAAATGTCCACCAGAATTAAATGCGGGTTTAAGGAACGGACGAGACATTTTACCTGCATATCACATGAATAAGGAACATTGGATTTCAATTGTTTTAAAGCGTATCGATCCAAAGGGAGAAGTTTATCATTTGATTGAGGAAAGTTTTAATTTAACTAAGTAA
- a CDS encoding CPBP family intramembrane glutamic endopeptidase yields the protein MKTAWLVSFIRIPLLLVMMLIFFLFLELFGLEFTFPFLPGLSTVYFTVVNVICFILLHQLLKKKGYSIKALTGFQPERFVKDILYGFLWLFVLYIPFVMTVMGMMFILYGMDFINHFEAVFTGGMDNYSFLRPGWVMWFAASVSLLFPFLNAPIEELMYRGYAQPLFIKHFKKVWPGIIIPSAGFAMQHVMLAVSLEGAVVYAAAFFVWGIGSGIIYYNQKRLFPLIICHFIVNIAFSVFPVLFLILDFS from the coding sequence ATGAAAACTGCGTGGCTTGTTTCATTTATTCGAATCCCTCTGCTGCTTGTCATGATGCTCATTTTCTTTTTGTTTTTAGAACTATTTGGATTAGAATTTACCTTCCCGTTTCTTCCAGGTTTATCGACCGTATACTTTACAGTTGTGAATGTAATCTGCTTCATCCTTTTGCATCAATTATTAAAAAAGAAGGGCTATTCGATTAAAGCGTTGACAGGCTTTCAACCAGAGCGGTTTGTTAAGGATATTTTATACGGTTTCTTGTGGCTGTTTGTTTTGTATATACCCTTTGTTATGACGGTTATGGGAATGATGTTTATCCTGTACGGAATGGATTTCATCAATCATTTTGAAGCTGTTTTTACTGGGGGTATGGACAATTATTCTTTTTTACGACCGGGGTGGGTCATGTGGTTTGCAGCATCTGTATCGTTATTATTCCCATTCTTAAATGCGCCGATTGAAGAGTTAATGTATCGCGGTTATGCACAACCTTTATTCATCAAACATTTTAAAAAGGTATGGCCGGGGATTATCATTCCATCCGCCGGTTTTGCCATGCAGCACGTTATGTTGGCAGTAAGTTTAGAAGGCGCTGTTGTTTATGCAGCGGCTTTCTTTGTATGGGGGATTGGCAGCGGAATAATTTATTATAATCAGAAGCGGTTGTTTCCTCTGATTATTTGCCATTTCATTGTTAACATAGCCTTCAGTGTATTTCCGGTCCTATTTCTAATTCTGGATTTTTCATGA